In Haloarcula salinisoli, one genomic interval encodes:
- a CDS encoding DUF7523 family protein: MSLAAATRDAVRERPFLYDALAAGVVNYTAAARTLDVDGDTDAVATALRRFADELADEPGYESEARVSMQSGLGRVDDGDALLVVGETRLAGGAGSLTGIVASGDLEPAALGDTLGRLRAADIAVEAAGVGDETLVVAVERRDGPDALRVVEAAVGR, encoded by the coding sequence CCGTCCGCGAGCGCCCGTTCCTCTACGACGCGCTCGCCGCTGGCGTCGTCAACTACACCGCAGCCGCCAGAACGCTCGACGTGGACGGCGACACCGACGCCGTCGCCACCGCCTTGCGGCGTTTCGCAGACGAACTGGCCGACGAGCCGGGCTACGAGAGCGAGGCGCGGGTCTCGATGCAGAGTGGCCTCGGCCGCGTCGACGACGGTGACGCGCTCCTCGTGGTGGGCGAGACCCGCCTGGCCGGTGGCGCCGGCTCGCTGACCGGTATCGTCGCCAGCGGCGACCTCGAACCCGCGGCGCTCGGAGACACGCTCGGCCGACTTCGCGCGGCCGATATCGCCGTCGAAGCCGCCGGCGTCGGCGACGAGACCCTCGTGGTCGCGGTCGAACGACGCGACGGTCCCGACGCCCTCCGTGTCGTCGAGGCTGCCGTCGGTCGGTAG